The Vicinamibacteria bacterium genome includes a window with the following:
- a CDS encoding exo-alpha-sialidase, producing MRKRIHVGTRKGLFTFERESEGKWTIVETAFIGDPVPMVLPDRRDDVLYAALDLGHFGAKLRRSRDFGKSWQEVAIPEYPKVEGDDAEKAPALKLIWCLEAAGNDVPGSLWAGTAPGGLFRSDDRGESWQLNASLWDQPDRAKWFGGGYDVPGIHSICVDPEDSRRVVLGVSCGGVWITEDAGSSWRSSTTGMYAEYMPPERREDPAIQDPHRIVQCRSAKDTFWVQHHNGVFRSENGGASWQEIHAQPSSFGFAAAIHPSDPDTAWLVPLVKDEHRVPVAAAVVVARTRDGGRSFEVLRQGLPQEHAYDVVFRHGLDIDGTGDLLAMGSTTGSLWVSEDQGDSWQTLSTHLPPIYVVRFGQS from the coding sequence GTGAGAAAGAGAATCCACGTCGGTACGCGGAAGGGGTTGTTCACGTTCGAGCGGGAGTCCGAGGGAAAGTGGACGATCGTCGAGACCGCATTTATCGGAGACCCCGTTCCCATGGTGCTTCCCGATCGCCGCGACGACGTGCTCTACGCGGCGCTGGACCTGGGGCACTTCGGCGCGAAGCTTCGTCGCTCGCGGGATTTCGGCAAGAGCTGGCAGGAGGTGGCCATCCCCGAGTATCCCAAAGTGGAGGGGGACGACGCTGAGAAAGCACCTGCCTTGAAGCTGATTTGGTGCCTGGAGGCGGCGGGGAACGACGTGCCGGGGTCGCTCTGGGCGGGTACGGCGCCGGGCGGCTTGTTTCGAAGCGACGACCGCGGCGAGTCCTGGCAGCTCAATGCGTCGCTCTGGGATCAGCCGGATCGGGCGAAGTGGTTCGGAGGTGGATACGACGTTCCCGGAATCCACTCCATCTGCGTCGATCCCGAGGACAGCCGGCGCGTGGTGCTCGGCGTTTCGTGCGGGGGAGTGTGGATTACCGAGGACGCGGGCTCGTCGTGGCGCTCCAGCACGACGGGAATGTACGCGGAGTATATGCCGCCCGAGCGACGGGAAGATCCGGCGATCCAGGATCCCCACCGAATCGTCCAGTGCCGCTCCGCCAAGGACACGTTCTGGGTCCAGCATCACAACGGGGTGTTTCGCTCCGAGAACGGTGGGGCGAGCTGGCAGGAGATTCACGCTCAGCCGTCGTCTTTCGGCTTCGCCGCGGCCATCCACCCCTCCGATCCCGATACCGCCTGGCTCGTTCCGCTCGTCAAGGACGAGCACCGGGTGCCGGTCGCGGCCGCGGTCGTCGTGGCGCGGACGCGAGACGGGGGCAGGAGCTTCGAAGTCCTGCGCCAAGGCTTGCCCCAGGAGCATGCCTACGACGTCGTGTTTCGGCACGGCCTGGATATCGATGGCACCGGCGATTTACTGGCGATGGGCTCGACGACGGGCTCGCTGTGGGTTAGTGAGGATCAGGGAGATTCCTGGCAGACGCTATCGACTCATCTTCCGCCGATTTACGTCGTGCGATTCGGGCAGAGTTGA
- a CDS encoding MoaD/ThiS family protein has protein sequence MPTVAFTPNLRRHLECPDVEAPPGTLAAVLENVFRENPKLRSYIVDEQGRLRQHVAVFVGGELVHDRVRLTDEVGADQDVFVMQALSGG, from the coding sequence GTGCCAACCGTCGCCTTCACGCCCAATCTGAGACGCCACCTCGAATGCCCCGACGTCGAGGCTCCGCCGGGAACGCTCGCCGCGGTGCTGGAGAACGTGTTTCGAGAGAACCCGAAGCTCAGGAGCTACATCGTCGACGAACAGGGACGTTTGCGACAACACGTCGCCGTGTTCGTTGGCGGAGAGCTGGTCCACGATCGGGTGCGATTGACGGACGAGGTCGGCGCCGACCAGGACGTCTTCGTCATGCAGGCCCTGTCCGGAGGGTGA
- a CDS encoding ABC transporter permease, whose translation MSSVAFRRFRRNRASVFSAAVICVFGITAIFAPWLSPYGPLEQDLQNNYAGPSPSHLLGTDDLGRDILSRLIYGSRISLFIALSSVGLGLVVGTMLGLVAAYYRGAVDSIIMRVMDVLLALPSILLGIAIVVVLGNGVRNTVIAVAVFSVPTFARLVRGSALSILERDYVLAIRALGASVRRIVLGHVLPNALTPLVVQSTLQLGVAILIASGLSFLGLGVQPPDPEWGAMLSKGRELVRSTPVAAFAPGFAITLVVLSFSLLGDGLRDALDPTMDRRV comes from the coding sequence ATGAGCTCCGTTGCTTTTCGCCGTTTTCGCCGCAACCGCGCCAGCGTCTTCAGCGCGGCGGTCATCTGCGTTTTCGGAATCACGGCCATCTTCGCGCCCTGGCTTTCTCCTTACGGTCCGCTGGAGCAGGACCTCCAGAACAACTACGCGGGACCCAGTCCTTCGCATCTCCTGGGAACGGACGACCTGGGCCGCGACATTCTGAGCCGGCTCATCTACGGATCGCGCATCTCGCTGTTCATCGCGCTCTCGAGCGTGGGGCTGGGTCTCGTCGTGGGAACGATGCTCGGCCTCGTGGCGGCTTATTACCGCGGCGCCGTCGATTCCATCATCATGCGGGTGATGGATGTGCTCCTCGCTCTGCCCAGCATCCTGCTCGGGATCGCCATCGTCGTGGTGCTGGGAAACGGCGTTCGCAATACCGTGATCGCGGTGGCGGTCTTCTCCGTGCCTACTTTCGCCCGCCTCGTGCGAGGCTCGGCTCTTTCCATTCTCGAGCGGGACTACGTGTTGGCGATCCGCGCGCTCGGGGCTTCGGTGCGACGCATCGTTCTCGGCCATGTTCTCCCGAATGCACTCACGCCCCTCGTGGTGCAGAGCACTCTCCAACTGGGAGTCGCGATCCTCATCGCTTCCGGCCTCTCGTTTCTCGGGTTGGGCGTGCAGCCGCCCGACCCCGAATGGGGCGCGATGCTGAGCAAGGGAAGGGAGCTCGTCCGCTCGACTCCGGTCGCCGCATTCGCGCCCGGGTTCGCCATCACGCTCGTCGTTTTGAGTTTCAGCTTGCTGGGGGACGGCCTCAGGGACGCACTCGATCCAACGATGGATCGACGCGTTTGA